A genome region from Triticum aestivum cultivar Chinese Spring chromosome 2B, IWGSC CS RefSeq v2.1, whole genome shotgun sequence includes the following:
- the LOC123046750 gene encoding disease resistance protein RGA2 isoform X1, which translates to MMLCDVLSCTACTIYSIKYASYYVLGGLVVQCIFKPDRSNAYSCFCSCRCCDALGVPGEMSGLLGTVVDAAIGWLVESILGSFFTGQMEAWTHEIGLAEDVEKLKFEMRYVEMVLAAARGRRIDNMPLAQSLADLKELLYDSEDVMDELDYYRLQQRIKKGKGCTAPTGTNPDGSYVSSSTLSSVVKLVLSATSQITDWISRGRKRKREEEGPAHCNILPFVIKDNISKRINVIVNLLHSNGNSVQGALQLEILRPMAASSKSQNITRNAHMTTSHSIEHQVYGRDAERDEIIDLLIKGGSGDLNVLPVVGIGGIGKTTLARYVYHDERITNHFDLKMWICVSTNFSERRLTIEILEHVCKDRQEYENVSNFNVLQEILLKYIRKKIFLLVLDDMWEDKDKIGWIKLLAPLKGNQVSGCMILATTRMKSVAEMIQTMDEVRMSGLNEKEFWLLFKACAFGNENYEGDPYLQSIGKQIAKALKGCPLAAQSVGALLNTSVSHKHWRTVRFKWRSLQDDANDILPVLKLSYDYLPVHLQHCFSYCSLFPEDKQFDGKELVHAWISQNFVRCEDTTMKLEETGQRYLDRLVDLCFFQKVGSKYVMHDLMHELAGKVSSNECATVHGLKHEEIRSSVRHLSIITTAFDKDKPGSFPIEKFDQILQKVGPSQKLRTLMLFGRSSINLLGSLHTLCKKAKCLRILRIYVTEADVSSIQSLLNPYHLRYLEYIHVDLTDRLLYRVYNNTVTVFPQASTRFYHLQVLNLGISGNFAVPNDIYNLVNLRHLISHEKVHQAIACVGNMTSLQELNFKVQNVSNFEIRELQSLNELVLLEISQLENVRTKEEASGARLLDKEYLETLSLSWQDNSTNLQPDVAKDVLEGLQPHQDLKTLEITGYGGATSPTWLSNTSLVTLLQILHLEKCREWQMLPTPEMLPFLRKLTLIRMLNLTEISVSSLEELILIDMPKLKKCIGSYGMELTSRLRVLMIKNCPQLNECTLFQSYSSFNAEQKSWFPSLRKLSIGQCPHILNNWPILPLREMEVLKELELMDLHVVRVSVPSLEKLVLTKMTSLEFCSSLTSQGDQMGLPSSLRRLTIHDCPCLIVSHPLLPSALISELSIRGFQGLAKMSIDHRWFTIEDNESSVLDDSILAFSNLGGITLFQIRNCPNLVSLSSEAFSHLIALQVLVIDDCPNLTMSNIMPEVVLSSLKRVHIDRCGVTGRWLSQLLSHSLSLEDLKLRDCPHIKFLSISQPTETEGTSSLASAVMTSAQDEHELKLPYNILCSLKMLWIQQSLDLKFFGGNRDSTRFTSLRELVLDDCPKLVSSLVGETKDDGTMEVGLLPPSLEDLTITPLPRNLQSFTPQGLLHLKKLSLSDSPCLKSVELHSCTALQELQIWRCGKLAVLEGLQFLTSIRSLDIWLNPELSCAWELKLQEQEQGGNQIQLLPPSLDKLEICDLTDRVQSRLLTCLPAITKLAIRYSPKLTSLQLGCCTALKELEIGYANLLVSIEGLQFCRNLTSLKVFNSSGLASCLELVSHQQGASEIWSRLETLQMDDASVLSMPLCKQLTSLTHLEFRSRSVEQRESLVNLTGEQERGLQLLTSLQELRFQGFPNLLSLPENLHSLTSLERLSIYHCQSITRLPDMGLPPSLRHLELFYCSEELGMHSRIVTTEKLKVRIDHQYAN; encoded by the exons ATGATGCTTTGTGATGTTTTGTCCTGTACTGCTTGTACCATTTATTCAATAAAGTATGCGTCGTACTATGTCTTAGGTGGTTTGGTGGTCCAATGCATATTCAAGCCTGATAGGTCCAATGCATATTCCTGCTTTTGCTCTTGCCGTTGTTGTGATGCCTTAGGTGTGCCGGGAGAGATGTCAGGGTTGCTTGGCACGGTTGTTGACGCAGCAATAGGATGGCTGGTGGAAAGCATCCTTGGGAGCTTCTTCACTGGACAGATGGAAGCATGGACTCATGAAATCGGGCTTGCTGAAGATGTGGAGAAGCTCAAATTTGAGATGAGGTACGTGGAGATGGTTCTTGCTGCTGCCAGGGGAAGGAGGATTGACAACATGCCTCTGGCACAGTCACTGGCTGATCTCAAAGAACTGCTTTATGACTCAGAGGACGTGATGGACGAGCTCGACTATTACCGACTCCAGCAACGGATCAAAAAAG GGAAAGGCTGTACTGCTCCTACTGGTACTAATCCTGATGGAAGCTATGTGTCCTCATCCACTCTATCTTCTGTTGTTAAATTAGTACTCAGCGCCACAAGCCAAATAACTGATTGGATCTCACGCGGTAGAAAAAGGAAACGTGAAGAGGAAGGGCCAGCTCATTGCAACATACTGCCTTTTGTGATTAAAGATAACATTTCTAAGAGGATCAATGTAATAGTGAATCTTCTACACAGTAATGGCAATTCTGTGCAGGGGGCTCTTCAGCTTGAGATCTTGCGCCCCATGGCAGCATCAAGTAAGAGTCAGAATATTACCAGAAATGCTCACATGACAACTTCTCATTCAATTGAACATCAGGTGTACGGGAGGGATGCAGAAAGAGATGAGATAATAGATCTATTGATAAAGGGGGGATCTGGTGATCTGAATGTTTTACCAGTGGTTGGCATTGGTGGTATTGGGAAGACGACGCTTGCTAGATATGTATACCATGATGAAAGAATTACAAATCATTTCGATTTGAAAATGTGGATTTGTGTATCCACAAACTTCAGTGAAAGGAGACTGACAATTGAGATCTTAGAGCATGTCTGTAAAGATAGACAAGAGTACGAAAATGTAAGCAATTTCAATGTACTACAGGAGATCCTTTTGAAGTACATCAGAAAGAAAATATTTCTGCTCGTATTGGATGACATGTGGGAAGACAAGGACAAGATTGGATGGATTAAACTCTTGGCTCCATTAAAAGGTAATCAAGTAAGTGGTTGCATGATACTAGCAACAACTAGAATGAAATCAGTTGCAGAAATGATACAAACGATGGATGAAGTCAGAATGAGTGGCCTCAATGAAAAGGAATTTTGGCTGTTATTCAAGGCATGTGCATTTGGTAATGAGAACTATGAGGGTGATCCTTATTTGCAGTCTATTGGCAAACAGATTGCTAAAGCACtaaagggctgcccacttgctgcACAAAGTGTTGGTGCACTTTTGAACACAAGTGTTAGTCATAAGCATTGGAGGACAGTTCGGTTCAAATGGAGATCTCTTCAAGACGATGCCAATGATATTTTACCCGTCTTGAAGCTCAGTTATGATTATCTACCAGTCCACCTTCAACACTGTTTCTCATATTGCTCTTTATTTCCAGAGGACAAACAATTTGATGGGAAAGAATTGGTCCATGCTTGGATATCACAGAATTTTGTGCGGTGTGAAGACACTACCATGAAATTGGAGGAAACAGGGCAGCGATATTTGGATAGATTAGTTGATTTGTGCTTCTTCCAAAAGGTTGGCTCAAAGTATGTTATGCATGATCTAATGCATGAATTGGCAGGGAAAGTTTCATCAAATGAGTGTGCAACTGTACATGGATTGAAACATGAGGAAATTCGATCAAGTGTTCGCCATTTGTCAATCATAACTACTGCTTTTGATAAAGATAAACCTGGCAGTTTTCCTATTGAGAAGTTTGATCAAATACTTCAGAAGGTTGGACCTTCGCAAAAATTGAGGACTTTGATGTTGTTTGGGCGAAGCAGCATAAATTTATTAGGGTCCTTACATACTTTATGCAAAAAGGCAAAATGTTTGCGGATCCTAAGAATTTATGTGACAGAGGCTGACGTTAGCTCTATACAGAGTCTGTTAAATCCATACCATCTTCGTTATCTTGAATATATTCATGTTGACCTTACAGACAGATTGTTAtatagagtctacaacaacacTGTCACTGTGTTTCCTCAAGCATCGACAAGATTTTATCACCTTCAAGTATTGAATTTGGGTATTTCAGGCAATTTTGCTGTGCCTAATGATATTTATAATCTTGTTAATTTGCGCCATCTTATTTCTCATGAGAAAGTGCATCAGGCAATAGCTTGTGTTGGCAACATGACCTCTCTTCAGGAACTAAATTTCAAGGTTCAAAATGTCAGTAATTTTGAGATAAGAGAACTTCAGTCTCTGAATGAGCTTGTGCTACTTGAAATTTCTCAACTTGAAAACGTGAGGACTAAAGAAGAGGCCAGTGGGGCCAGGCTGTTAGACAAAGAGTATCTAGAAACTTTGTCCTTGTCATGGCAGGATAACAGCACGAATCTTCAACCAGACGTAGCAAAGGATGTgcttgaaggtcttcaaccacatCAGGATCTCAAAACTCTAGAAATAACTGGATACGGTGGTGCTACCTCCCCAACCTGGCTTTCTAATACTTCCTTAgttaccttgctgcagatacttcATCTAGAGAAGTGCAGGGAATGGCAAATGCTTCCAACTCCTGAAATGCTTCCTTTCCTTAGGAAGCTGACATTGATCAGAATGTTGAATTTAACGGAAATCTCAGTTTCTTCCTTGGAAGAGTTGATCTTGATTGATATGCCAAAACTGAAAAAATGTATCGGTTCTTATGGAATGGAATTGACATCCCGTCTAAGGGTTTTGATGATCAAGAACTGTCCTCAATTGAATGAGTGCACTCTTTTCCAGAGTTACTCTTCTTTCAACGCTGAGCAGAAATCATGGTTTCCATCTCTTAGGAAACTCTCCATCGggcagtgtcctcatatattaaa CAACTGGCCAATCCTTCCACTAAGAGAAATGGAGGTGCTCAAggagttggagttgatggacctaCATGTTGTCAGAGTGTCAGTTCCTTCTCTGGAGAAGTTGGTGTTGACTAAAATGACAAGCCTGGAATTTTGCAGCAGTCTAACGTCCCAAGGAGATCAAATGGGATTGCCGTCTAGTCTGCGTAGACTTACCATCCATGATTGCCCTTGTTTGATAGTGTCACACCCTCTTCTGCCTTCTGCTTTGATTTCCGAGTTATCCATCAGGGGATTTCAGGGACTTGCAAAAATGAGTATAGACCATAGATGGTTCACTATCGAAGATAATGAGTCGAGTGTGCTAGATGATAGTATCCTGGCATTCAGTAACCTTGGGGGCATAACATTGTTTCAAATAAGAAACTGTCCAAATCTGGTCTCTCTTTCAAGTGAAGCTTTCAGCCACCTCATCGCTTTACAGGTGTTAGTTATAGACGACTGCCCTAATCTGACTATGTCAAACATTATGCCAGAGGTTGTCCTCTCATCTCTCAAACGTGTCCACATTGACAGATGTGGCGTAACTGGGAGGTGGCTATCTCAACTTCTTTCACATTCACTGTCCCTTGAGGACTTAAAATTAAGGGACTGCCCGCATATAAAGTTTCTATCAATTAGTCAGCCTACAGAAACGGAAGGAACCAGCAGTTTGGCTTCAGCAGTGATGACCTCGGCCCAAGATGAGCATGAATTGAAACTTCCATATAATATCCTATGTTCTCTCAAGATGCTATGGATTCAGCAAAGCTTAGATCTGAAGTTCTTTGGGGGTAATAGAGATTCTACAAGATTCACCTCTCTTAGGGAGCTAGTCCTTGATGATTGCCCCAAGCTGGTCTCATCGTTGGTTGGTGAAACGAAAGATGATGGTACCATGGAAGTTGGATTACTCCCTCCATCACTTGAAGACCTTACTATCACTCCTCTCCCAAGAAACTTGCAGTCCTTCACTCCTCAAGGCCTTCTCCACCTCAAAAAGCTAAGTTTATCAGATAGCCCATGTTTGAAGTCTGTAGAGCTGCATTCTTGTACGGCTCTACAGGAGCTGCAAATCTGGCGTTGTGGTAAGCTGGCTGTACTGGAGGGCTTGCAGTTCCTGACCTCCATTCGAAGCTTGGATATCTGGTTGAATCCCGAGCTGTCTTGTGCATGGGAGCTCAAACTGCAGGAGCAAGAACAAGGTGGCAATCAAATTCAGCTGCTTCCTCCGTCACTTGATAAACTTGAGATTTGTGATCTCACAGATAGGGTCCAGTCCCGTCTCCTGACCTGCCTCCCCGCCATCACCAAATTAGCAATACGGTATAGCCCAAAATTGACGTCTCTACAGCTGGGATGCTGCACGGCACTGAAAGAGTTGGAAATTGGATACGCCAACTTGCTTGTTTCGATCGAGGGCCTCCAGTTCTGTAGAAACCTGACATCCTTGAAAGTATTTAATTCCTCTGGCCTAGCTTCCTGTTTGGAGCTTGTGTCGCATCAGCAAGGGGCCTCTGAGATCTGGTCTAGACTGGAAACTCTTCAGATGGATGACGCATCTGTCCTTTCCATGCCCTTATGCAAACAGCTCACATCTCTAACACACCTGGAGTTTCGTTCTCGGAGTGTTGAACAGAGAGAGAGCTTGGTGAACCTAACAGGGGAACAAGAGAGAGGGTTACAACTTCTAACCTCCCTCCAAGAACTTCGGTTTCAGGGTTTCCCGAATCTCTTGTCACTTCCTGAAAACCTTCACAGCCTTACCTCCCTTGAGAGGTTATCTATATATCATTGTCAGAGCATCACAAGGCTGCCAGACATGGGCCTCCCACCATCGCTCAGGCACCTTGAGTTATTTTATTGCAGTGAGGAGCTAGGCATGCACAGCAGAATTGTAACAACGGAGAAGCTAAAGGTCAGGATTGATCATCAGTATGCGAATTAA
- the LOC123046750 gene encoding disease resistance protein RGA2 isoform X2, which yields MDELDYYRLQQRIKKGKGCTAPTGTNPDGSYVSSSTLSSVVKLVLSATSQITDWISRGRKRKREEEGPAHCNILPFVIKDNISKRINVIVNLLHSNGNSVQGALQLEILRPMAASSKSQNITRNAHMTTSHSIEHQVYGRDAERDEIIDLLIKGGSGDLNVLPVVGIGGIGKTTLARYVYHDERITNHFDLKMWICVSTNFSERRLTIEILEHVCKDRQEYENVSNFNVLQEILLKYIRKKIFLLVLDDMWEDKDKIGWIKLLAPLKGNQVSGCMILATTRMKSVAEMIQTMDEVRMSGLNEKEFWLLFKACAFGNENYEGDPYLQSIGKQIAKALKGCPLAAQSVGALLNTSVSHKHWRTVRFKWRSLQDDANDILPVLKLSYDYLPVHLQHCFSYCSLFPEDKQFDGKELVHAWISQNFVRCEDTTMKLEETGQRYLDRLVDLCFFQKVGSKYVMHDLMHELAGKVSSNECATVHGLKHEEIRSSVRHLSIITTAFDKDKPGSFPIEKFDQILQKVGPSQKLRTLMLFGRSSINLLGSLHTLCKKAKCLRILRIYVTEADVSSIQSLLNPYHLRYLEYIHVDLTDRLLYRVYNNTVTVFPQASTRFYHLQVLNLGISGNFAVPNDIYNLVNLRHLISHEKVHQAIACVGNMTSLQELNFKVQNVSNFEIRELQSLNELVLLEISQLENVRTKEEASGARLLDKEYLETLSLSWQDNSTNLQPDVAKDVLEGLQPHQDLKTLEITGYGGATSPTWLSNTSLVTLLQILHLEKCREWQMLPTPEMLPFLRKLTLIRMLNLTEISVSSLEELILIDMPKLKKCIGSYGMELTSRLRVLMIKNCPQLNECTLFQSYSSFNAEQKSWFPSLRKLSIGQCPHILNNWPILPLREMEVLKELELMDLHVVRVSVPSLEKLVLTKMTSLEFCSSLTSQGDQMGLPSSLRRLTIHDCPCLIVSHPLLPSALISELSIRGFQGLAKMSIDHRWFTIEDNESSVLDDSILAFSNLGGITLFQIRNCPNLVSLSSEAFSHLIALQVLVIDDCPNLTMSNIMPEVVLSSLKRVHIDRCGVTGRWLSQLLSHSLSLEDLKLRDCPHIKFLSISQPTETEGTSSLASAVMTSAQDEHELKLPYNILCSLKMLWIQQSLDLKFFGGNRDSTRFTSLRELVLDDCPKLVSSLVGETKDDGTMEVGLLPPSLEDLTITPLPRNLQSFTPQGLLHLKKLSLSDSPCLKSVELHSCTALQELQIWRCGKLAVLEGLQFLTSIRSLDIWLNPELSCAWELKLQEQEQGGNQIQLLPPSLDKLEICDLTDRVQSRLLTCLPAITKLAIRYSPKLTSLQLGCCTALKELEIGYANLLVSIEGLQFCRNLTSLKVFNSSGLASCLELVSHQQGASEIWSRLETLQMDDASVLSMPLCKQLTSLTHLEFRSRSVEQRESLVNLTGEQERGLQLLTSLQELRFQGFPNLLSLPENLHSLTSLERLSIYHCQSITRLPDMGLPPSLRHLELFYCSEELGMHSRIVTTEKLKVRIDHQYAN from the exons ATGGACGAGCTCGACTATTACCGACTCCAGCAACGGATCAAAAAAG GGAAAGGCTGTACTGCTCCTACTGGTACTAATCCTGATGGAAGCTATGTGTCCTCATCCACTCTATCTTCTGTTGTTAAATTAGTACTCAGCGCCACAAGCCAAATAACTGATTGGATCTCACGCGGTAGAAAAAGGAAACGTGAAGAGGAAGGGCCAGCTCATTGCAACATACTGCCTTTTGTGATTAAAGATAACATTTCTAAGAGGATCAATGTAATAGTGAATCTTCTACACAGTAATGGCAATTCTGTGCAGGGGGCTCTTCAGCTTGAGATCTTGCGCCCCATGGCAGCATCAAGTAAGAGTCAGAATATTACCAGAAATGCTCACATGACAACTTCTCATTCAATTGAACATCAGGTGTACGGGAGGGATGCAGAAAGAGATGAGATAATAGATCTATTGATAAAGGGGGGATCTGGTGATCTGAATGTTTTACCAGTGGTTGGCATTGGTGGTATTGGGAAGACGACGCTTGCTAGATATGTATACCATGATGAAAGAATTACAAATCATTTCGATTTGAAAATGTGGATTTGTGTATCCACAAACTTCAGTGAAAGGAGACTGACAATTGAGATCTTAGAGCATGTCTGTAAAGATAGACAAGAGTACGAAAATGTAAGCAATTTCAATGTACTACAGGAGATCCTTTTGAAGTACATCAGAAAGAAAATATTTCTGCTCGTATTGGATGACATGTGGGAAGACAAGGACAAGATTGGATGGATTAAACTCTTGGCTCCATTAAAAGGTAATCAAGTAAGTGGTTGCATGATACTAGCAACAACTAGAATGAAATCAGTTGCAGAAATGATACAAACGATGGATGAAGTCAGAATGAGTGGCCTCAATGAAAAGGAATTTTGGCTGTTATTCAAGGCATGTGCATTTGGTAATGAGAACTATGAGGGTGATCCTTATTTGCAGTCTATTGGCAAACAGATTGCTAAAGCACtaaagggctgcccacttgctgcACAAAGTGTTGGTGCACTTTTGAACACAAGTGTTAGTCATAAGCATTGGAGGACAGTTCGGTTCAAATGGAGATCTCTTCAAGACGATGCCAATGATATTTTACCCGTCTTGAAGCTCAGTTATGATTATCTACCAGTCCACCTTCAACACTGTTTCTCATATTGCTCTTTATTTCCAGAGGACAAACAATTTGATGGGAAAGAATTGGTCCATGCTTGGATATCACAGAATTTTGTGCGGTGTGAAGACACTACCATGAAATTGGAGGAAACAGGGCAGCGATATTTGGATAGATTAGTTGATTTGTGCTTCTTCCAAAAGGTTGGCTCAAAGTATGTTATGCATGATCTAATGCATGAATTGGCAGGGAAAGTTTCATCAAATGAGTGTGCAACTGTACATGGATTGAAACATGAGGAAATTCGATCAAGTGTTCGCCATTTGTCAATCATAACTACTGCTTTTGATAAAGATAAACCTGGCAGTTTTCCTATTGAGAAGTTTGATCAAATACTTCAGAAGGTTGGACCTTCGCAAAAATTGAGGACTTTGATGTTGTTTGGGCGAAGCAGCATAAATTTATTAGGGTCCTTACATACTTTATGCAAAAAGGCAAAATGTTTGCGGATCCTAAGAATTTATGTGACAGAGGCTGACGTTAGCTCTATACAGAGTCTGTTAAATCCATACCATCTTCGTTATCTTGAATATATTCATGTTGACCTTACAGACAGATTGTTAtatagagtctacaacaacacTGTCACTGTGTTTCCTCAAGCATCGACAAGATTTTATCACCTTCAAGTATTGAATTTGGGTATTTCAGGCAATTTTGCTGTGCCTAATGATATTTATAATCTTGTTAATTTGCGCCATCTTATTTCTCATGAGAAAGTGCATCAGGCAATAGCTTGTGTTGGCAACATGACCTCTCTTCAGGAACTAAATTTCAAGGTTCAAAATGTCAGTAATTTTGAGATAAGAGAACTTCAGTCTCTGAATGAGCTTGTGCTACTTGAAATTTCTCAACTTGAAAACGTGAGGACTAAAGAAGAGGCCAGTGGGGCCAGGCTGTTAGACAAAGAGTATCTAGAAACTTTGTCCTTGTCATGGCAGGATAACAGCACGAATCTTCAACCAGACGTAGCAAAGGATGTgcttgaaggtcttcaaccacatCAGGATCTCAAAACTCTAGAAATAACTGGATACGGTGGTGCTACCTCCCCAACCTGGCTTTCTAATACTTCCTTAgttaccttgctgcagatacttcATCTAGAGAAGTGCAGGGAATGGCAAATGCTTCCAACTCCTGAAATGCTTCCTTTCCTTAGGAAGCTGACATTGATCAGAATGTTGAATTTAACGGAAATCTCAGTTTCTTCCTTGGAAGAGTTGATCTTGATTGATATGCCAAAACTGAAAAAATGTATCGGTTCTTATGGAATGGAATTGACATCCCGTCTAAGGGTTTTGATGATCAAGAACTGTCCTCAATTGAATGAGTGCACTCTTTTCCAGAGTTACTCTTCTTTCAACGCTGAGCAGAAATCATGGTTTCCATCTCTTAGGAAACTCTCCATCGggcagtgtcctcatatattaaa CAACTGGCCAATCCTTCCACTAAGAGAAATGGAGGTGCTCAAggagttggagttgatggacctaCATGTTGTCAGAGTGTCAGTTCCTTCTCTGGAGAAGTTGGTGTTGACTAAAATGACAAGCCTGGAATTTTGCAGCAGTCTAACGTCCCAAGGAGATCAAATGGGATTGCCGTCTAGTCTGCGTAGACTTACCATCCATGATTGCCCTTGTTTGATAGTGTCACACCCTCTTCTGCCTTCTGCTTTGATTTCCGAGTTATCCATCAGGGGATTTCAGGGACTTGCAAAAATGAGTATAGACCATAGATGGTTCACTATCGAAGATAATGAGTCGAGTGTGCTAGATGATAGTATCCTGGCATTCAGTAACCTTGGGGGCATAACATTGTTTCAAATAAGAAACTGTCCAAATCTGGTCTCTCTTTCAAGTGAAGCTTTCAGCCACCTCATCGCTTTACAGGTGTTAGTTATAGACGACTGCCCTAATCTGACTATGTCAAACATTATGCCAGAGGTTGTCCTCTCATCTCTCAAACGTGTCCACATTGACAGATGTGGCGTAACTGGGAGGTGGCTATCTCAACTTCTTTCACATTCACTGTCCCTTGAGGACTTAAAATTAAGGGACTGCCCGCATATAAAGTTTCTATCAATTAGTCAGCCTACAGAAACGGAAGGAACCAGCAGTTTGGCTTCAGCAGTGATGACCTCGGCCCAAGATGAGCATGAATTGAAACTTCCATATAATATCCTATGTTCTCTCAAGATGCTATGGATTCAGCAAAGCTTAGATCTGAAGTTCTTTGGGGGTAATAGAGATTCTACAAGATTCACCTCTCTTAGGGAGCTAGTCCTTGATGATTGCCCCAAGCTGGTCTCATCGTTGGTTGGTGAAACGAAAGATGATGGTACCATGGAAGTTGGATTACTCCCTCCATCACTTGAAGACCTTACTATCACTCCTCTCCCAAGAAACTTGCAGTCCTTCACTCCTCAAGGCCTTCTCCACCTCAAAAAGCTAAGTTTATCAGATAGCCCATGTTTGAAGTCTGTAGAGCTGCATTCTTGTACGGCTCTACAGGAGCTGCAAATCTGGCGTTGTGGTAAGCTGGCTGTACTGGAGGGCTTGCAGTTCCTGACCTCCATTCGAAGCTTGGATATCTGGTTGAATCCCGAGCTGTCTTGTGCATGGGAGCTCAAACTGCAGGAGCAAGAACAAGGTGGCAATCAAATTCAGCTGCTTCCTCCGTCACTTGATAAACTTGAGATTTGTGATCTCACAGATAGGGTCCAGTCCCGTCTCCTGACCTGCCTCCCCGCCATCACCAAATTAGCAATACGGTATAGCCCAAAATTGACGTCTCTACAGCTGGGATGCTGCACGGCACTGAAAGAGTTGGAAATTGGATACGCCAACTTGCTTGTTTCGATCGAGGGCCTCCAGTTCTGTAGAAACCTGACATCCTTGAAAGTATTTAATTCCTCTGGCCTAGCTTCCTGTTTGGAGCTTGTGTCGCATCAGCAAGGGGCCTCTGAGATCTGGTCTAGACTGGAAACTCTTCAGATGGATGACGCATCTGTCCTTTCCATGCCCTTATGCAAACAGCTCACATCTCTAACACACCTGGAGTTTCGTTCTCGGAGTGTTGAACAGAGAGAGAGCTTGGTGAACCTAACAGGGGAACAAGAGAGAGGGTTACAACTTCTAACCTCCCTCCAAGAACTTCGGTTTCAGGGTTTCCCGAATCTCTTGTCACTTCCTGAAAACCTTCACAGCCTTACCTCCCTTGAGAGGTTATCTATATATCATTGTCAGAGCATCACAAGGCTGCCAGACATGGGCCTCCCACCATCGCTCAGGCACCTTGAGTTATTTTATTGCAGTGAGGAGCTAGGCATGCACAGCAGAATTGTAACAACGGAGAAGCTAAAGGTCAGGATTGATCATCAGTATGCGAATTAA